One genomic region from Chondrinema litorale encodes:
- a CDS encoding cytochrome-c peroxidase yields the protein MKKLSTLLVSFVVFGVCVYLSAFTNRETVKDETPISSILQVYYSDLSQLTSQAKELHQSAEQLEANNQETETIRKKFRASKKAFKKVEYLAEHLDGQYVKDYINGAPLPSLERNSPSLSVLEPEGLQRLEEVVYEDDLYANKATLTDLTGKFVKSTEILESYQKKYLVTDRHIFEAARMQVLRIVTLGITGFDSPVLASSLEDAAISMQSTYDAVKNYFPLMKNREERYDLQLTEVFENAINYLKENRDFDTFDRAEFIKEYANPIFSLLLDAHLAFGIETWYEAERLDIKHSLNYYAKNIFDEELINPFYFTQVIEPKFTPEVLNLGKTLFFDPALSKTNERACASCHQPSIGFTDGLPKSIATGFEGTVERNSPTLLNAVYADRFFYDLRSEVLELQLDHVITSHKEFSTNYLDLFDKLKKSDEYVVMFKKAFPEYENEPIKKSSIAFSLAAYVKSLASFNSPFDKYIRGEVADIDPAVKNGFNLFMGKAACGTCHFAPVFNGSVPPFYKEIESEVLGVPKEKEMTTYEIDPDLGRYFGVNKEKADFYKHSFKTVTVRNAAITAPYMHNGVYETLEEVVDFYNKGGGEGLGMDIPNQTLPFDSLSLSQSEQKDIVAFMQALTDTTGLTSIPKILPKFPERMGINGRKIGGEY from the coding sequence ATGAAAAAGCTATCTACTCTTTTAGTATCCTTTGTGGTATTTGGTGTATGTGTGTATTTGAGTGCTTTTACCAACAGGGAAACTGTTAAAGATGAAACACCAATATCATCAATACTTCAAGTTTATTATTCTGATTTATCTCAACTTACTTCTCAAGCAAAAGAACTCCACCAATCAGCAGAACAACTAGAAGCAAATAATCAAGAAACTGAAACCATTAGAAAAAAATTTAGGGCAAGTAAAAAGGCATTTAAAAAAGTGGAATACCTTGCCGAGCATCTCGATGGGCAGTATGTAAAAGATTATATCAATGGAGCGCCACTACCTTCTTTAGAAAGAAATTCTCCAAGCTTATCTGTGCTAGAACCAGAAGGTTTACAAAGATTAGAAGAAGTAGTATATGAAGATGATCTTTATGCTAACAAAGCAACACTAACTGATCTTACAGGCAAATTTGTTAAAAGCACAGAGATACTGGAATCGTATCAAAAGAAATATCTGGTAACAGACAGACATATTTTTGAGGCTGCCAGAATGCAGGTGCTAAGAATTGTTACTTTAGGAATTACCGGTTTTGATTCCCCTGTTTTAGCAAGTTCATTAGAAGATGCGGCTATTTCTATGCAAAGCACTTACGATGCAGTAAAAAACTATTTCCCTTTAATGAAAAACAGGGAAGAAAGATATGATCTTCAATTGACTGAGGTTTTTGAAAACGCAATTAATTATTTAAAAGAAAATCGTGATTTTGACACTTTTGATAGAGCTGAGTTTATTAAAGAATATGCCAACCCAATTTTTAGCTTGCTATTAGATGCGCATCTTGCTTTTGGAATTGAAACTTGGTACGAGGCAGAAAGGCTGGATATTAAACACTCATTAAATTATTATGCTAAAAATATTTTCGACGAAGAGTTAATCAATCCATTTTACTTTACACAGGTAATTGAACCAAAATTTACACCTGAAGTATTAAACTTGGGTAAAACACTCTTTTTCGATCCTGCTTTGTCTAAAACCAATGAGCGTGCATGCGCCTCTTGCCACCAACCATCAATAGGTTTTACAGATGGTTTGCCTAAAAGTATTGCCACAGGTTTCGAAGGAACAGTTGAGAGAAATTCTCCCACTTTGTTAAATGCGGTGTATGCAGACCGATTCTTTTACGATCTGCGCTCAGAAGTTTTAGAGCTGCAACTCGATCATGTAATTACATCACACAAAGAGTTTAGCACAAACTATCTTGATCTTTTCGATAAACTTAAAAAGAGTGATGAGTATGTGGTTATGTTTAAAAAGGCATTTCCTGAGTATGAAAATGAACCGATTAAAAAATCATCGATTGCATTCTCTTTAGCGGCTTATGTTAAATCGTTAGCAAGTTTTAATTCTCCATTCGATAAATATATTAGAGGCGAAGTAGCAGATATTGATCCGGCAGTAAAAAATGGATTCAACCTCTTTATGGGGAAAGCTGCTTGTGGAACTTGTCATTTTGCTCCGGTTTTTAATGGCAGTGTACCACCCTTTTACAAAGAGATAGAATCTGAAGTATTAGGTGTGCCAAAAGAAAAAGAAATGACTACTTACGAGATTGATCCAGATTTGGGTAGATATTTTGGAGTAAATAAAGAAAAAGCCGATTTCTACAAGCATTCTTTTAAAACTGTAACGGTAAGAAATGCGGCCATTACAGCACCTTATATGCACAATGGAGTTTATGAGACTTTAGAAGAAGTAGTAGACTTTTATAATAAAGGTGGGGGGGAAGGTTTAGGAATGGATATACCCAACCAAACCTTGCCTTTTGACTCATTAAGTTTGTCTCAAAGTGAACAAAAGGATATTGTTGCTTTTATGCAAGCGTTAACAGATACAACAGGTTTAACAAGTATTCCGAAAATTTTACCTAAATTTCCTGAAAGAATGGGCATTAATGGTAGAAAAATTGGAGGAGAATATTAA
- a CDS encoding dipeptidase, protein MFIFDAHLDLSMNAVEWNRDLRWQVEEIRQSEKGLTDKPDRAKGTVTLPELRKGNVGMVVATQIARYVKKGSKLPGWHSPEQAYAMTQAQLAWYKAMESAGEMLQITDKASLTKHLKNWENDKENQPIGYMLSLEGADSIVDISYVEKAYKQGLRAIGPAHYGPGTYAQGTDATGGIGEKGKALLKEMERLNIILDATHLCDDSFWEALDNFNGHVWASHNNCRKFVNHNRQYSDEQIKVLIERGAVIGAALDAWMLVPNWVRGESTPESTGACLENVIDNIDHICQLAGNTNHAAIGSDLDGAFGIEQTPKDLNTIADLQKIPAMLSKRGYTEEDIKKIMHQNWIDFLLKAWS, encoded by the coding sequence ATTTTTATTTTTGATGCTCACCTAGATTTATCGATGAACGCTGTTGAGTGGAATCGAGATTTAAGGTGGCAAGTGGAAGAGATTCGACAAAGTGAAAAAGGACTAACCGATAAACCAGACAGAGCGAAAGGAACGGTAACTTTACCTGAACTCAGAAAAGGAAATGTAGGAATGGTAGTGGCAACCCAAATTGCCCGCTATGTTAAAAAAGGCAGTAAACTTCCTGGCTGGCATTCTCCCGAACAAGCTTACGCCATGACCCAAGCCCAACTGGCATGGTACAAAGCCATGGAATCTGCAGGAGAGATGTTGCAGATTACAGATAAAGCTAGCCTCACAAAACATCTTAAAAATTGGGAAAACGATAAAGAAAACCAACCAATAGGCTATATGCTTAGTTTGGAAGGTGCCGACTCAATTGTAGACATAAGTTATGTGGAAAAAGCCTATAAGCAAGGGTTAAGAGCAATTGGTCCTGCGCACTATGGCCCCGGAACTTATGCACAAGGTACAGACGCTACTGGCGGAATTGGTGAGAAAGGAAAAGCTTTGCTCAAAGAGATGGAGCGTTTAAATATTATTTTGGATGCTACCCACCTGTGTGATGATAGTTTTTGGGAAGCATTAGATAATTTTAATGGACATGTTTGGGCAAGCCACAATAACTGTCGCAAGTTTGTGAACCATAACAGACAATATTCCGACGAGCAAATTAAGGTTTTGATTGAACGTGGAGCTGTAATTGGTGCTGCGCTTGATGCTTGGATGTTAGTGCCGAATTGGGTGAGGGGAGAGTCAACACCAGAAAGTACAGGTGCTTGCCTCGAAAACGTGATTGATAATATCGATCATATTTGTCAGTTGGCTGGTAATACTAATCATGCGGCAATCGGTTCTGATCTTGATGGTGCTTTTGGTATCGAGCAAACGCCAAAAGATTTAAATACTATTGCAGATTTGCAGAAGATTCCGGCAATGCTTTCTAAAAGAGGTTATACAGAAGAAGACATTAAAAAGATAATGCATCAAAACTGGATTGACTTTTTATTGAAGGCATGGAGTTGA
- a CDS encoding D-TA family PLP-dependent enzyme: protein MSAKPWYEIDQVDKIDSPALVVYPAHIQQNIDKMLNIAGDAEKLFPHVKTHKMEAVVKMQLQKGIKRFKCATIAEAEMAAQAGASEILLAYPAIGPKVERFKQLCNQFKSTQFSTLIDNQIGADQLSAAFSADNQSACVWIDVDVGMHRTGVNIENLQAFFHSASNLPSILIKGFHAYDGHIYDSDKATRFKRAAEVFEPVKADRDQLEKSTNTKLPIIAGGTSTFPFYIQHEGVLASPGTSLLWDEGYHKKFPDLQFEFGALLLARVVSKPQTNTICIDLGYKAVASENPLPRVTFLNLPDAEVLFQSEEHMVLKTDEKLEIGAVLYVLPIHICPSCALYDEAVVIENNQVTDKWAIAGRKRSISL from the coding sequence ATGTCTGCAAAACCTTGGTATGAAATTGATCAGGTTGATAAAATTGACTCTCCGGCTTTGGTAGTATATCCGGCGCATATTCAGCAAAATATAGATAAAATGTTGAATATAGCTGGTGATGCAGAAAAGCTATTCCCGCATGTAAAAACCCATAAAATGGAGGCTGTTGTTAAAATGCAGCTACAAAAGGGAATAAAGCGCTTTAAATGCGCTACAATAGCCGAAGCTGAAATGGCAGCTCAGGCAGGGGCTAGTGAAATTTTACTTGCCTACCCTGCTATTGGGCCTAAAGTTGAGCGATTTAAACAACTTTGCAATCAATTTAAAAGCACGCAATTTTCCACATTAATCGACAACCAAATTGGTGCCGATCAATTATCGGCTGCTTTTTCAGCAGATAACCAAAGTGCTTGTGTCTGGATTGATGTTGATGTTGGCATGCATCGTACAGGTGTGAACATAGAAAACTTGCAAGCTTTTTTTCATTCGGCTAGTAACCTTCCAAGTATCTTAATCAAGGGCTTTCATGCATACGATGGGCATATCTATGATAGTGATAAAGCAACAAGGTTTAAACGTGCAGCCGAAGTATTTGAACCGGTAAAAGCGGATAGAGATCAATTGGAGAAATCAACGAATACTAAGTTGCCAATTATAGCAGGTGGCACAAGTACATTTCCGTTTTACATCCAACACGAGGGTGTGTTGGCGAGTCCGGGTACGAGCTTATTATGGGATGAAGGTTACCACAAAAAATTCCCTGACCTGCAATTTGAATTTGGTGCACTTTTGCTTGCCAGAGTAGTTTCTAAACCTCAAACAAATACAATCTGCATCGATTTAGGTTACAAAGCAGTAGCTTCAGAAAACCCATTACCTAGAGTAACATTTCTAAACTTGCCAGATGCAGAAGTTCTCTTCCAAAGTGAAGAGCATATGGTATTGAAAACAGATGAAAAGTTAGAAATCGGTGCTGTACTTTATGTATTACCGATTCATATTTGCCCCAGTTGTGCTTTGTATGATGAAGCAGTAGTGATTGAAAACAATCAAGTGACTGATAAATGGGCAATTGCTGGTAGGAAACGAAGCATTAGTTTATAA
- a CDS encoding RidA family protein: MSNLNPDEQIKNLNLTLPPAPKPLGVYKPYLIVDNFIYVSGHGTVQEDGSLIIGKVGVDMDQDEAKLAARQVGLAILSTLKENLGSLTKIKRVVKVLGMVNAVAEFEKHPFVINGCSELFADVFGTENGIGVRSAVGMGSLPDNIPVEIEAVFELA, encoded by the coding sequence ATGAGCAATCTTAACCCTGACGAACAAATAAAGAACCTGAATTTAACCCTTCCACCTGCTCCAAAACCATTAGGAGTTTATAAGCCATATTTAATCGTAGATAACTTTATATATGTTTCTGGACACGGAACTGTACAAGAAGATGGCAGCCTGATAATCGGGAAAGTGGGCGTAGATATGGACCAAGACGAAGCAAAACTAGCTGCTCGTCAGGTAGGTTTGGCTATACTTTCTACCCTAAAAGAAAACTTAGGTAGCCTCACCAAAATTAAAAGAGTAGTAAAAGTTTTAGGAATGGTGAATGCAGTTGCTGAGTTTGAAAAACACCCTTTTGTAATTAATGGATGTAGTGAGTTATTTGCTGATGTTTTCGGTACTGAAAATGGCATTGGTGTAAGAAGTGCAGTGGGTATGGGTTCTTTGCCAGATAACATTCCAGTAGAAATTGAAGCAGTATTTGAATTAGCTTAA
- a CDS encoding glycosyltransferase family 2 protein: MKLSIVIPLMNEEDNIYPLITNVRKALKGFDYELILVDDGSSDQTVSRIKAQADPNVKLLVFYKNYGQTTAMSAGIEAASGDYIITMDGDLQNDPTDIPVMLEKLMSEGWDVVAGRRLKRQDGMLLRKVPSKIANKLIQRLTGIKIHDYGCTLKIFTKDIAKDLGLYGELHRFIPVLAHLQGARITEMNVKHHARVHGTSKYGLGRTFKVMSDLFLMVFLKKYMQKPIHFFGPIGLGSLAIGMLINIYLFAEKIMGNDIWGRPLLLLGIMLVLGGIQFLTFGLIMEVNMRTYYESQDKKPYRVREVFQGGSDDAKSIKPSKVLF; this comes from the coding sequence ATGAAGCTATCTATTGTGATTCCTCTAATGAACGAAGAGGACAATATTTACCCGCTTATAACTAATGTAAGAAAGGCACTAAAAGGATTTGATTATGAATTAATCTTGGTGGATGATGGCTCATCTGACCAAACAGTGTCTAGAATTAAAGCGCAAGCTGATCCTAATGTTAAATTATTGGTTTTTTATAAAAACTACGGGCAAACAACCGCCATGTCGGCAGGTATTGAAGCCGCAAGTGGCGATTATATTATAACCATGGACGGTGACCTGCAAAACGACCCAACAGATATTCCAGTAATGCTGGAAAAGTTAATGTCTGAAGGTTGGGATGTAGTAGCAGGTAGAAGATTAAAAAGGCAAGATGGTATGCTTTTGAGAAAAGTACCAAGTAAAATTGCTAATAAACTCATTCAGAGATTAACTGGAATCAAAATTCACGATTACGGTTGTACCCTTAAAATTTTCACCAAAGACATAGCCAAAGACCTTGGCCTTTATGGAGAGCTGCACCGCTTTATTCCAGTATTAGCACACCTACAAGGTGCCCGCATTACTGAGATGAATGTAAAGCACCATGCGAGAGTACATGGCACTTCTAAATATGGTTTGGGCAGAACCTTTAAGGTAATGAGTGATTTATTCCTCATGGTTTTCCTTAAAAAATACATGCAGAAACCCATTCACTTTTTCGGGCCTATAGGTTTGGGAAGCTTGGCTATTGGTATGTTAATTAATATTTATTTATTTGCAGAGAAAATAATGGGTAATGATATATGGGGTAGACCTCTGCTTTTATTAGGTATTATGCTGGTTTTAGGAGGTATTCAGTTTCTTACTTTCGGTTTAATTATGGAAGTGAATATGCGTACTTACTACGAATCTCAAGATAAAAAGCCTTACAGAGTCAGAGAGGTATTTCAAGGAGGTTCAGATGATGCAAAAAGTATAAAGCCTTCTAAAGTCTTATTCTAG
- a CDS encoding ArnT family glycosyltransferase, translating into MKKTAVYLAILALVAFSANIWGTDIYMYDEVKNAQCAREMYHSGNYLVPYFNGELRVDKPPLHYFFMILAYQIFGFGAFGARIFSALFGVCTVLGTYFFSKKYLGETAALFAGVALVCSIQVATQFHMATPDPYLITLVSLALFSYYRGYEEKKFKWYLGAYVLLAFATLAKGPVALLLPGIIVLLFLFLEGELNVKNILSLKPVLAIGLILLIAAPWFLAVHFVTDGEWTIGFFIKHNLQRYSDPMEGHGAPFFMSLVYVITGLLPLSVLLPQSLIFAFKERKQNSFVQLCLVTVTVFVGFFAFSGTILPSYPAPCLPFAAALIGYFIQQKKEAFQIKRLDIQISYWMIFLIALALPIAAYFGLKAESYLAETAYVGTYLIVFPIGAIAVLFLFYKSKIQQSLIALAITFFIGTAVIHFVAYPKIDKINPVAVCFPHIDKQVPVVAYKQMNPAFVIPVGAPVNQFEHISELKTFMKDEKRFYLISRKKYFDELEAVSGLKLVVSQHELFERPEATLYEFNQLHVEAGR; encoded by the coding sequence ATGAAAAAAACAGCAGTTTATCTTGCAATATTGGCACTAGTAGCCTTTTCGGCTAACATTTGGGGTACAGACATTTACATGTACGATGAAGTGAAGAATGCACAATGTGCCCGAGAAATGTATCATTCTGGCAATTATCTGGTGCCATATTTTAATGGTGAACTGCGCGTAGATAAACCCCCATTACATTATTTTTTTATGATACTGGCATATCAAATCTTCGGGTTTGGTGCTTTTGGAGCCAGAATTTTTTCAGCTTTGTTTGGGGTTTGTACAGTACTCGGGACTTACTTCTTCTCTAAAAAATATCTGGGTGAAACGGCTGCCTTATTTGCAGGAGTTGCTTTGGTATGCTCAATTCAAGTAGCTACGCAGTTTCATATGGCTACACCAGACCCTTATCTCATTACGCTGGTGAGTTTGGCCTTGTTTAGTTACTATCGGGGTTATGAGGAGAAGAAATTTAAATGGTATCTGGGAGCTTATGTATTACTGGCTTTTGCCACATTGGCGAAAGGACCAGTTGCTTTGTTGCTACCTGGCATTATCGTACTGCTGTTTTTGTTTTTAGAAGGTGAGCTCAATGTAAAGAATATACTTTCTTTAAAACCAGTGCTGGCAATAGGTCTCATTTTGCTAATTGCGGCTCCTTGGTTTTTAGCAGTGCATTTCGTAACTGATGGTGAATGGACAATCGGTTTTTTTATTAAACATAACCTGCAACGTTATTCCGATCCGATGGAAGGGCATGGAGCTCCTTTCTTTATGTCATTGGTTTATGTAATTACAGGTTTGCTACCGCTGAGTGTGTTATTGCCACAGAGTTTAATCTTTGCATTTAAAGAAAGAAAGCAGAACAGTTTTGTACAACTCTGTTTGGTTACAGTAACAGTGTTTGTGGGTTTCTTTGCTTTTTCAGGAACAATTTTGCCGAGTTATCCCGCTCCGTGTTTGCCTTTTGCCGCTGCTTTAATTGGCTATTTTATTCAACAAAAAAAAGAAGCCTTCCAAATAAAAAGGCTAGATATACAGATTAGTTACTGGATGATCTTCCTCATCGCATTGGCATTACCAATCGCAGCTTATTTCGGATTAAAAGCGGAGAGTTATTTAGCAGAAACTGCTTATGTAGGCACTTACTTAATTGTATTTCCAATAGGAGCTATTGCTGTGTTATTTCTCTTTTACAAAAGCAAAATTCAGCAAAGTTTAATAGCATTGGCAATCACATTCTTTATAGGTACTGCGGTAATACACTTTGTCGCTTATCCAAAAATCGACAAGATAAACCCAGTGGCAGTTTGTTTCCCACATATCGATAAGCAAGTGCCAGTAGTAGCTTACAAGCAAATGAATCCCGCTTTTGTCATTCCTGTTGGAGCTCCTGTTAATCAGTTTGAACATATATCGGAGTTAAAAACCTTTATGAAAGATGAAAAGAGGTTTTATCTGATTTCGAGGAAAAAGTATTTTGATGAGCTTGAAGCTGTTTCCGGTTTAAAATTGGTGGTAAGTCAGCACGAACTTTTCGAAAGGCCAGAAGCTACTTTGTATGAGTTCAATCAGTTGCATGTAGAAGCAGGGAGGTAG
- a CDS encoding phosphatase PAP2 family protein, which translates to MLLKTTFFNFLSKLYIVFFLVGFALLPFINKGDIVLLANSNFNSVQDVFFKLFTNLGDGLFLIPVLIIALSIRQYYAFILVISALLHGIAVFVFKKILFADAPRPIAYFSDNIILHFTQGVDVHSSRSFPSGHTATAFVIAVFLSLIFQKKRLSVVFLIGAALVAYSRMYLLQHFYIDVMVGALIGTLSVHIPWLILVNYYPDTEIAFKASLLKVRKLFLGSKLFKQNA; encoded by the coding sequence ATGTTACTAAAGACCACGTTTTTTAACTTTCTCTCAAAGCTATACATCGTTTTTTTTCTTGTGGGTTTTGCCTTGTTGCCTTTTATCAACAAAGGAGATATTGTACTTCTGGCAAATTCTAATTTCAACTCTGTGCAAGATGTATTCTTTAAGTTATTCACCAATCTTGGAGATGGGCTTTTCTTAATACCTGTATTGATAATTGCATTAAGTATTAGACAATACTATGCTTTTATCTTAGTGATCTCTGCGCTGTTGCATGGTATTGCTGTATTTGTATTTAAGAAGATATTATTTGCAGATGCACCCAGACCCATTGCCTACTTTAGTGATAACATCATACTGCATTTTACCCAAGGAGTAGATGTGCATTCATCTAGAAGCTTTCCTTCTGGCCACACTGCAACCGCTTTTGTGATAGCCGTTTTTCTATCTTTAATTTTTCAAAAGAAGCGCTTATCTGTTGTTTTCTTAATAGGAGCTGCTTTGGTGGCTTATTCGAGAATGTATCTCTTACAACATTTTTACATTGATGTAATGGTAGGCGCCCTTATCGGGACACTTTCTGTACATATTCCTTGGCTAATACTTGTAAATTACTATCCTGATACAGAAATTGCATTTAAAGCTTCTTTACTTAAAGTGAGAAAGCTATTCTTGGGCAGCAAGCTGTTCAAACAAAACGCATAA
- the pbfA gene encoding (R)-1-hydroxy-2-aminoethylphosphonate ammonia-lyase yields the protein MEHKNTISEDQGDINSSEQRRKYHEQLDEQTKYWLEQDEKYFLHQALSTPVMNVLSKTEGAYIYDLNGKKYLDMHGNGVHNAGFSNQDVIAAAMKQMQESLAFTPRRYTNIPAIEFAKKLTEVSPEGLDRVLFCPGGSEAIEMAVMLAKQITGKWKTISYWDAYHGTGFQASSIGGQAHFMKGNGPMVPGALRIEFPNYYRNPWGWTDRDRIDEEYLRQLKILIKNEPDIAAIIAEPISATPVVPSENYWQEVRNICDKEGIFLIFDEIIEGLGRTGKLFATEHYVTPDVLVLGKSLGGGLVPFAGILTKSEYNILQDRSIGHFTHEKNPLAAAIGKATIEYIDQHKLVENAATLGEYLMEQFHELKEELPVIGNIAGRGFHIGVELVTDRETKKRAFELAEKVMYRCMEMGLAFKIIEGNIITLRPSLVLSKDDCDFIIQTIKTAILKELKN from the coding sequence ATGGAACATAAAAACACAATCTCAGAAGATCAGGGCGATATTAACTCAAGTGAGCAAAGAAGGAAATATCACGAACAACTGGACGAGCAAACAAAGTATTGGCTAGAACAAGACGAAAAATATTTTTTACATCAGGCACTGTCTACCCCAGTGATGAATGTGCTCTCCAAAACCGAAGGAGCATACATCTACGATCTTAATGGCAAGAAGTATCTGGATATGCACGGAAATGGAGTGCATAATGCAGGTTTTAGTAACCAAGATGTAATTGCAGCAGCGATGAAACAAATGCAAGAATCTTTGGCTTTCACTCCTCGCAGATACACCAATATTCCCGCTATTGAGTTTGCGAAAAAGCTCACCGAAGTGAGTCCAGAAGGTTTGGATAGAGTATTGTTTTGTCCGGGAGGTTCAGAAGCAATTGAAATGGCTGTAATGCTCGCAAAACAGATTACAGGAAAATGGAAAACCATTTCTTATTGGGATGCTTATCACGGAACAGGTTTTCAGGCTTCGAGTATTGGCGGGCAAGCTCATTTTATGAAAGGCAATGGCCCGATGGTACCGGGAGCTTTGCGCATAGAGTTTCCGAATTATTACCGAAATCCTTGGGGTTGGACAGACAGAGATCGTATTGACGAAGAATACCTAAGACAGTTAAAAATCTTGATTAAAAATGAGCCAGATATTGCGGCCATTATTGCAGAACCTATTTCGGCAACACCAGTGGTTCCTTCAGAAAATTACTGGCAAGAAGTAAGAAACATTTGCGATAAGGAAGGTATCTTTTTGATATTCGATGAGATTATAGAAGGCTTGGGCAGAACAGGAAAACTCTTTGCCACTGAGCATTATGTTACGCCAGATGTATTGGTTTTGGGTAAATCGCTAGGTGGAGGTTTGGTGCCTTTTGCCGGAATACTCACCAAATCGGAATATAATATCTTACAAGACAGATCGATTGGGCATTTTACGCATGAGAAAAACCCGCTTGCTGCCGCCATTGGTAAGGCAACAATCGAATATATTGATCAACATAAACTAGTAGAAAATGCAGCAACGCTGGGCGAGTATTTAATGGAGCAATTCCATGAATTAAAAGAAGAGTTACCTGTAATCGGAAACATTGCTGGTAGAGGATTTCATATTGGAGTAGAGTTGGTTACTGATAGAGAAACCAAAAAACGCGCATTTGAACTGGCAGAAAAAGTAATGTACAGATGTATGGAAATGGGCTTGGCTTTTAAGATTATTGAAGGCAACATCATCACCCTTAGGCCATCTTTGGTATTAAGTAAAGACGATTGTGATTTCATCATTCAAACAATTAAAACTGCCATTTTGAAAGAGTTAAAAAACTAG
- a CDS encoding alpha-L-fucosidase, translating into MTRIKTNVRQLAVVQICLLFVCFASSLFAQDENYKKKFDELTKRTEWFRDARFGMFIHYGAYAIPARGEWVQSNEKISVEDYKPYVDAFKPGSYKPEEWAKLAKKAGMKYAVMTAKHHDGFCLFDTKLTDYKITTNMPGRDFVKEYLEAFRAEGLKVGLYYSLIDWHHKDYPNVGNHPMRDNKEWDKKKYNWDKYLEYMHAQIKELMTQYGKIDILWLDYSFDDYENEKWKAAELVKMIREYQPDIILNNRLVFNHGASSIKREFTGYGDYETPEQALPESDLVDAYGNSIPWETCLTLNNTWGYNATDNVWKSPEAIINALVNCVSKNGNLLLNVGPESEGTIPQQSVEILTEVGKWMDKNSESIYNCGPADLPKPEWGYFTKNGKNLYAHWTNSMIGHINIKNFKKEVEKVTVLTTGEPAAVSENWWGNSDQGNYFINVKAPTYLTFPLPDENDTVIKLELKEE; encoded by the coding sequence ATGACTAGAATTAAAACTAATGTTAGACAGCTTGCTGTTGTGCAAATTTGCTTACTGTTTGTTTGCTTCGCTTCAAGTCTGTTTGCCCAAGACGAAAACTACAAAAAGAAATTTGACGAACTAACTAAAAGAACTGAGTGGTTTCGCGATGCTCGATTTGGTATGTTTATCCATTATGGAGCTTATGCAATTCCGGCAAGAGGGGAATGGGTGCAGTCTAATGAAAAAATAAGTGTAGAAGATTACAAACCTTATGTTGATGCTTTTAAACCGGGAAGCTACAAACCAGAAGAATGGGCAAAATTGGCAAAAAAAGCTGGGATGAAATACGCTGTAATGACAGCGAAGCACCACGATGGATTTTGCCTTTTCGATACAAAGTTAACTGACTACAAAATTACCACAAATATGCCCGGTAGAGACTTTGTTAAAGAATACCTCGAAGCTTTTAGAGCAGAAGGCTTAAAAGTGGGTTTGTATTACTCTCTGATAGACTGGCATCACAAAGACTATCCGAATGTGGGGAATCACCCAATGAGAGACAACAAAGAATGGGATAAGAAAAAGTATAACTGGGATAAATACCTCGAATACATGCATGCTCAAATTAAAGAGTTAATGACGCAGTATGGCAAGATTGATATTCTTTGGTTAGACTATTCTTTTGATGATTACGAAAATGAAAAGTGGAAAGCCGCAGAATTGGTTAAAATGATTCGTGAGTATCAGCCAGATATTATTCTTAATAACAGGTTGGTTTTTAATCACGGTGCAAGTAGTATAAAAAGAGAATTTACAGGTTATGGTGACTATGAAACACCTGAACAAGCTTTGCCAGAAAGTGATTTGGTGGATGCCTATGGAAATTCTATTCCTTGGGAAACTTGCTTAACCTTAAACAATACTTGGGGGTATAATGCCACTGATAATGTATGGAAATCTCCTGAGGCAATTATTAATGCTTTGGTAAATTGTGTGAGCAAAAATGGTAATTTATTACTCAATGTTGGCCCAGAATCCGAAGGAACCATTCCACAACAATCTGTTGAGATTTTGACAGAAGTGGGCAAATGGATGGATAAAAACAGTGAAAGTATTTACAACTGTGGTCCTGCAGATTTACCAAAACCAGAATGGGGCTATTTTACTAAAAATGGTAAAAACCTTTATGCTCACTGGACAAACTCTATGATCGGGCACATCAATATCAAAAACTTTAAAAAGGAAGTTGAGAAAGTAACAGTTTTAACCACTGGCGAGCCTGCTGCAGTCTCTGAAAACTGGTGGGGAAATTCTGATCAGGGCAACTACTTTATCAATGTAAAAGCACCCACTTACCTTACTTTTCCACTGCCAGACGAAAATGATACTGTGATTAAACTGGAATTGAAAGAAGAGTAA